One Oryza brachyantha chromosome 3, ObraRS2, whole genome shotgun sequence DNA segment encodes these proteins:
- the LOC102721720 gene encoding calcium-dependent lipid-binding protein-like, producing MGFISGVLMGMIVGVALIAGWSRAMARRVAKRSALAADVNALASLDREDVKKICGENLPEWVSFPEYEQVKWLNKQLSKLWPFVEEAATMVIRDSVEPILDDYRPPGISSLKFSKLSLGTVPPKIEGIRIQSLKRGQITMDMDFRWGGDPNIILAVDTLVASLPIQFKNLQVYTIIRVVFQLCEEIPCISAVVVALLAEPKPRIDYILKAVGGSLTAMPGLSDMIDDIVASLITDMLQWPHRIVVPLGGVDTDISDLELKPHGKLTVTVVRAESLKNKELIGKSDPYVVLFIRPMFKEKTSVIDDNLSPEWNETFSLIAEDKETQHLILQVFDEDKLKQDKRLGIAKLPLNDLEMEAVQEINLQLLPSLDTTKVKDRKDRGVLTIKVLYHPFTKAEALEALELEKKATEERRRTKEETAAVSGAADAASGAASTVTPAAGAGVAAGATVAAGPGVTAAGSGVGLVGTGIGAVGSGIGAFGTGLSKAGKFVGRTVTGPFSSARRSASSVPTIDE from the exons atGGGGTTCATATCGGGAGTCCTGATGGGAATGATCGTCGGCGTCGCCCTCATCGCCGGCTGGTCGCGCGCGAtggctcgccgcgtcgccaaGCGCAGCGCCTTG GCTGCAGATGTCAATGCACTTGCATCTCTCGACCGCGAAGATGTGAAGAAGATATGCGGAGAAAATCTCCCAGAATGGGTATCATTCCCAGAGTATGAACAG GTTAAGTGGCTCAACAAACAATTGAGCAAGCTTTGGCCCTTCGTTGAAGAG GCAGCAACTATGGTCATCAGGGATTCTGTGGAGCCTATCCTCGATGATTACAGGCCGCCAGGAATATCCTCGCTGAAGTTCAGCAAACTCTCCCTGGGGACTGTTCCTCCGAAAATTGAAG GCATTCGGATTCAGAGCTTAAAGAGAGGGCAAATTACGATGGACATGGACTTCCGTTGGGGCGGGGATCCGAATATTATCCTTGCAGTTGACACTCTAGTTGCTTCACTTCCCATCCAG TTTAAGAACCTTCAGGTTTACACCATCATCCGCGTCGTCTTCCAATTGTGCGAAGAGATACCTTGCATCTctgctgttgttgttgctcTTCTTGCAGAG CCAAAACCAAGGATCGACTACATATTGAAGGCTGTCGGAGGAAGCCTGACAGCAATGCCTGGTCTCTCAGACATGATCGAC GACATCGTGGCATCTTTGATCACCGACATGCTCCAATGGCCACACAGGATCGTCGTCCCACTGGGCGGAGTCGACACCGACATAAG TGACCTTGAGCTGAAGCCGCACGGGAAGCTGACGGTGACCGTGGTGCGCGCGGAGTCGCTCAAGAACAAGGAGCTGATCGGCAAGTCCGACCCGTACGTGGTGCTGTTCATCCGCCCAATGTTCAAGGAGAAGACCAGCGTCATCGACGACAACCTCAGCCCCGAGTGGAACGAGACGTTCTCGCTGATCGCCGAGGACAAGGAGACGCAGCATCTCATTCTTCAG GTGTTCGACGAGGACAAGCTGAAGCAGGACAAGAGGCTGGGCATAGCGAAGCTGCCTCTGAACGACCTGGAGATGGAGGCCGTGCAGGAGATCAACCTGCAGCTGCTGCCGTCGCTGGACACGACGAAGGTCAAGGACAGGAAGGACAGGGGCGTGCTCACCATCAAG GTGCTGTACCACCCGTTCACCAAGGCGGAGGCGCTCGAGGCGCTGGAGCTGGAGAAGAAGGCCACGGAGGAGCGGCGGAGGACCaaggaggagacggcggccgTCAGCGGCGCCGCGgacgcggcgagcggcgcggcgtccaCGGTGACccccgcggccggcgcgggcgtcgcggcgggcgccaccgtggccgcCGGCCCgggcgtcaccgccgccggctctGGCGTGGGGCTGGTCGGCACGGGCATCGGCGCCGTCGGCAGCGGCATCGGAGCGTTCGGCACCGGCCTCAGCAAGGCCGGCAAGTTCGTCGGTCGGACCGTCACCGGCCCGTTCAGCAGCGCCAGGCGCAGCGCCAGCAGCGTGCCCACCATCGACGAATAA
- the LOC102722001 gene encoding receptor-like serine/threonine-protein kinase At2g45590 encodes MPSRQLGAAASPPPAAEEKAVVDGLRSHPRRHAAGSAVGAAAGAAVVLVVVGLGLGLFVWLRRGRKRGAPGAAASTQPAAALRRLSYQQLRRATGGFVAGSKLGQGGFGPVFRGALPRSGQPVAVKVMDAAGSLQGEREFHNELSLASHLLGCGHGSPSILLPFAYSLSAQPRRRRMMLVYDLMPNGSLQDALLGKRCPELVSEWPRRLAVARDVAAALHYLHSIAQPPVIHGDVKPSNVLLDGELRARLSDFGLAQIRSEEDDELESAAIGGNANEISNPSGGCDDDMSVADESATAVVVNGEGNAAKSPEDDEGFTMASPAEAASTSGCDKTSVGSGFNGRSCNGGGAAGSGAGNDWWWRQDNGGGSGGVKDYVMEWIRSEIKKERPKNDWIAGASTTTPATTTERKKTKRRAREWWREEYADELTKKQKRRALAKSRSEVGPTASMQWWERDCDLEEKGRSRWRMMRSWSRRSSNGNASIDWWVDGVRRSSRDWASGEFVPKSGGAVSSTPSMRGTVCYVAPEYGGGGPLSDKCDIYSFGVLLLVLISGRRPLQVTASPMSEFEKASLISWARHLARVGRLLDLVDPALRDVNRDQALLCITVALLCIQRSPSRRPSSEEVLEMLSGEGEPPNLPVEFSPSPPGGFRFRSRRKGR; translated from the coding sequence ATGCCGTCGCGGCAGCtcggcgccgcggcgtccccgccgccggctgcggaGGAGAAGGCCGTGGTCGACGGGCTGCGGTCGCACCCGCGGCGCCACGCCGCGGGATCAGCGgttggcgcggcggcgggggcggcggtggtgttggtggtggtgggtctGGGCCTGGGTCTGTTCGTGTGGCTGCGGCGGGGGAGGAAGCGTGGGgcgccgggggcggcggcgagcacgcaGCCGGCGGCCGCGCTGCGGAGGCTGTCGTACCAGCAGCTGAGGCGCGCGACGGGAGGGTTCGTGGCGGGGAGCAAGCTCGGGCAGGGAGGGTTCGGGCCCGTGTTCCGCGGCGCGCTGCCGAGGTCGGGGCAGCCCGTGGCCGTCAAGGTGATGGATGCCGCGGGTTCCCTCCAGGGCGAGCGGGAGTTCCACAACGAGCTCTCGCTTGCCTCCCACCTCCTCGGCTGCGGCCACGGGTCGCCGTCCATCCTCCTGCCGTTCGCGTACTCGCTATCCGCAcagccgcggcgccgccggatgATGCTCGTGTACGACCTCATGCCGAACGGGTCGCTCCAGGACGCGCTGCTCGGGAAGAGGTGCCCCGAGCTGGTGTCTGAgtggccgcggcggctcgCCGTGGCCCGTGACGTGGCCGCGGCGCTCCATTACCTACATTCCATTGCGCAACCACCAGTGATCCATGGAGATGTGAAGCCCAGCAATGTGTTGCTGGATGGTGAGCTCCGTGCTCGCCTCTCAGATTTTGGCCTCGCGCAGATCAGGTCAGAGGAAGACGATGAATTAGAGAGTGCTGCAATTGGGGGCAATGCGAATGAAATTAGCAATCCTTCTGGTGGATGTGATGATGATATGTCTGTCGCTGATGAGAGTGCTACTGCTGTTGTTGTCAATGGGGAAGGCAATGCTGCCAAGTCTCCGGAAGATGATGAGGGGTTCACCATGGCTTCTCCTGCAGAAGCAGCATCCACTTCAGGATGTGATAAGACTAGTGTTGGTAGCGGATTTAATGGCCGAAGCTGCAATGGTGGAGGTGCTGCAGGATCAGGTGCTGGGAATGACTGGTGGTGGCGTCAGGACAATGGTGGTGGTTCTGGTGGTGTCAAAGACTATGTAATGGAATGGATTAGGTCGGAGATCAAGAAGGAGCGGCCAAAGAACGATTGGATTGCAGGAGCATCTACAACCACCCCCGCCACCACaacagagagaaagaagacaaAGCGCAGGGCAAGAGAATGGTGGCGTGAGGAGTATGCTGATGAGCTcaccaagaaacaaaaaaggcGAGCACTTGCTAAGTCAAGGAGCGAGGTTGGTCCAACTGCTAGCATGCAGTGGTGGGAGAGGGATTGTGACTTAGAGGAGAAGGGACGATCAAGGTGGAGAATGATGAGAAGCTGGAGCCGCAGGAGCAGCAATGGCAATGCCAGCATTGACTGGTGGGTTGACGGTGTGAGAAGGAGCAGTAGGGATTGGGCTAGTGGGGAATTTGTGCCCAAGAGTGGTGGAGCAGTGAGCAGCACACCAAGCATGCGTGGCACAGTCTGCTATGTTGCACCTGaatatggtggtggtggacctTTATCAGACAAATGTGACATTTACAGCTTCGGCGTTTTGTTGTTAGTTCTTATCTCTGGACGCCGCCCACTCCAAGTGACAGCCTCACCCATGTCAGAGTTTGAGAAGGCAAGTCTCATTTCATGGGCAAGGCATCTTGCCCGTGTTGGCCGCTTGCTTGATCTTGTAGACCCTGCGCTGCGGGATGTTAACCGTGATCAGGCGCTCCTATGCATTACAGTTGCACTCCTGTGCATCCAGAGATCGCCAAGTCGCCGCCCATCAAGTGAGGAGGTGCTTGAAATGCTATCTGGTGAGGGTGAACCACCAAATCTCCCAGTAGAGTTCTCACCATCACCCCCTGGTGGCTTTCGTTTCAGGTCCCGCAGGAAAGGTCGGTGA
- the LOC102722285 gene encoding probable carboxylesterase 8, with product MDPYKYLNIRFNPDGSLTRNGGARLLPPAPAGEPVGGDGPTRRIVHSSDAPLNDANGTTVRLFVPSGAGDGGRLPLVLYFHGGGYVLFRAASEPFHNTCTALAAATPAVVASVDYRLAPEHRLPAAFEDAADAVRWARSYAAGSPGRPLFLMGSHAGASIAFRAALAAVDEGLQLRGLILNQPHHGGVKRTAAEESSVDDRVLPLPANDLLWELALPLGADRDHEYCNPETMLAGVEAARLRKLPPCLVLGRRKDPPRDRQRTLVEALQKAGVTVEAQLDGAGYHAMELFKQDRAAEFIAQVADFVRRHAGDVHATARSRL from the coding sequence ATGGATCCGTACAAGTATCTCAACATCCGGTTCAACCCGGACGGCTCGCTCACCCGcaacggcggcgcgaggctgctcccgccggcgccggcgggggagCCCGTCGGCGGGGACGGGCCGACGCGCCGCATTGTGCACTCCAGCGACGCGCCGCTCAACGACGCCAACGGCACGACCGTCCGCCTGTTCGTGccgtccggcgccggcgacggcggcaggcTGCCGCTGGTGCTGTACTTTCACGGCGGCGGGTACGTGCTCTTCCGCGCGGCGTCCGAGCCGTTCCACAACACGTGCACGGccctcgcggcggcgaccccCGCGGTGGTCGCCTCCGTCGACTACCGCCTCGCCCCCGagcaccgcctccccgccgcgttcgaggacgccgccgacgcggtCCGGTGGGCGCGCTCTTACGCCGCCGGCTCGCCCGGCAGGCCGCTCTTCCTGATGGGCAGCCACGCCGGCGCGAGCATCGCGTTCCGCGCCGCGCTGGCGGCCGTGGACGAGGGCCTCCAGCTGCGCGGGCTCATACTCAACCAGCCGCACCACGGCGGCGTGAAGCGGACGGCCGCGGAGGAGTCCTCGGTGGACGACCGCGTCCTGCCGCTCCCGGCCAACGACCTCCTCTGGGAGCTCGCGCTGCCGCTGGGCGCGGACCGTGACCACGAGTACTGCAACCCGGAGACCATGCTCGCCGGCGTGGAGGCCGCGCGGCTGCGGAAGCTGCCCCCCTGCCTGGTGCTCGGCCGGAGGAAAGACCCGCCCCGGGACCGGCAGAGGACGCTGGTGGAAGCACTCCAGAAGGCCGGTGTCACCGTCGAAGCACAGCTCGACGGCGCCGGTTACCACGCGATGGAGCTGTTCAAGCAAGACCGCGCCGCCGAGTTCATCGCACAGGTCGCCGACTTCGTCCGCCGGCACGCCGGCGACGTACATGCCACTGCAAGGAGCAGGCTCTGA